The window TCAAACCTTTAACGGTCGTGTTATGAGAGTTATAAATTAGTAGATTGATAGAAAAGGCAGGGGGGCTACTCCTGCTTTTTTTGTTATTTTTGCATTCTAAACCATTTTTACCTAAAAGATTTTGTGGAGCCAAGGTTTCCTTACTCATCTCCTTGTCATTACGTTATAATAGATAGACTTACACTAATATTAATTACTATGAATGGAATGGTTCTAATGAAAACAATTTCGATTGAGAATGTAACAAAAACATATGGAGAAAAAACCTTATTTCAAGATATTTCTTTTGTCATTTCCGAAAAAGAACGTGTGGGTCTTATTGGAGTAAATGGGACAGGCAAGTCGTCGTTGTTACGATTAATTGCCGGAATTGACTTACCAGATGAGGGAGAAATGGTATATGGTAAGGATTATCAGATTTCATACCTTGCCCAGAATCCTGAATTAAATTCAGAATTAACCGTTCTCGAACAAATATTTGAGGGCGATGCTCCTATCTTCCGTTTATTAAAAAATTACGAGCAAACTCTGATTCAATTAGATGATGAGCCTGAGAATAAGGAAATACAGGAGAGGCTCTTTCAACTGCAAAAGGAAATGGATTCATTACATGCATGGGATATCAGTACAAATGCTAAGACTATCCTAACAAAGCTTGGGATTGAGGCATATAATCATAAGATTGGTGGCCTATCAGGTGGACAAAAGAAGCGTGTCGCGCTTGCTCAAGTATTAATTCAATCACCTGATTTATTAATTTTAGATGAGCCGACAAACCATCTTGATTTTGAATCAGTGAAATGGCTTGAGGAATATTTAAGTCGCTATCAAGGTGCAATTCTTCTTGTTACACATGACCGCTATTTCCTTGATACCGTCACCAATCGTATATTTGAACTGGATGGAGGAAAGCTTTACAGCTATAAAGGAAACTATGCCGATTTTCTTGAGGCCAAAGCAATCCGTGAAGAAAATGAAGCAGCAACTATTGATAAACAAAAGAATCTTTTTAGGCAGGAGCTCGAATGGATCCGAAGAGGTGCAAAGGCTCGATCGACAAAGCAAAAGGCGAGGATTCAGCGCTTTGAACAGCTCGATGAAGAGCTTTCGGGTGTGAAGACAAGTGAAAAGTTAGATATTTCACTTAAGGGAAGCAGATTAGGAAAACAGGTATTCGAATTAAAGGATGCTTCAAAACGGTTTGAAAATCGCAGCATCATCAATCATTTTAATTTGCTCGTAAAGCCAGGGGATCGAATAGGAATTATTGGCAAGAATGGAACGGGAAAATCAACCTTATTGAATATCCTGGCCGGGAAGATTGAGCTAGATTCCGGAGAACGTATTATTGGTCAAACTGTAAAGGTAGCATACTATACTCAGGAAAGCAAAGATATGGATGAGAATAAGCGGGTGATTGAATATTTAAATGAAACCGCCCAGGTGATTCATACAACAGATGGAAAAACCATCTCTGCTTCACAAATGCTTGAACGGTTCCTTTTTCCTTCTTATTCACACGGGACGCCAATCCGTAAGCTGTCAGGTGGAGAAAAAAGAAGGTTGTATCTTCTGAAAATCTTGATGCTGGAGCCAAATGTGCTTCTACTTGATGAACCGACAAATGATTTAGACACGCAAACCTTAACCGTTTTAGAGGATTATTTAGAAGACTTTGCAGGAGTTGTTATCACGGTTTCCCATGACCGCTATTTTCTTGATAAGGTGGCAGAACAGCTTATTGTCCTTAAGGGAGAAGGGCAGATTGATACCTTCTACGGAAATTACTCTGAATTTCTCGAAAAGCAGGTCGTAAAACCAGAAAAGAAAAAAGAAGAGTCAAAGGAAGTAAAAGGGATTGAAAAGCCAAAGAAAAAGAAGATGTCGTATAAGGAACAAAAGGAATTTGAAACTATTGAAGACGATATTGCAGTGGTTGAAAGCAGATTGGAGGAAATTTCCGTTGAGTTAAATAATACCGGTAGCGACTTTGAAATGGCGCAAAAGCTGGCAGATGAAGAAACAGAGCTTAATGACAAACTGGAATATTTAATTGAAAGATGGACCTATTTAACCGAACTGGCCGAACAATTATAAAACTGCAGAAAAAAACGAAGAAAACAGCCTGGATTCAGCACCTCAGGCTGTTTATTTTTAGCGACTCTTTTCTTTATGTTAGAATAAACATGATTAATACTATGAATATGTTATGAAGGATGATGGGATTGAATATCAAATCAATTGAACCAACACCAAGCCCAAATACAATGAAAGTCATTCTGGATCAAGAATTACCGATGGGAAAAAGCAATAATTATAAAAAGCATCAGGCTGAAGGCGCACCCTCTGTGATCAAGGACATTTTAGAAATAGATGGGATAAAAGGTGTGTACCATGTAGCTGATTTTTTAGCCGTGGAACGTAACGCAAAATTTGATTGGAAGGAGATATTACAAAAGCTTAGGCAAGCTTTTGGGGAGGAGGTAGAAAAATCAACTTCTCAGACAGCTGTCACGGATGAATTTGGTGAGATTAAGGTTCAAGTTCAAATGTATAAAGGAATCCCAATCCAAGTGAAGCTTACGAACGGACAGGAAGAAAAGCGACTTGGATTACCAAACCCATTTGTTGAAGCCGTCAATAAGGTTCAGCTTCCAGGAGAAAATTATATCCTTGGGAGAATATGGAAGGATTATGGCAATCGCTATGGAGACATGGAGCAGGTTGGCAATGGTATGATTGAAGAAATTCTTGCGGCATATCCAATCGATCGTCTGAACACGTTAGTAGAGATTGCCGTTAACCCGGAAAGCCAAAAGGAAAATCAGCTTAAATTGAAGAGAAAGGTTCAGTTATCCGATTTTGCTGTGGAGGACTGGAAAGAACGTTATCGGTTACTCGAGCAAATGGAGGATCCGAAAATAGAGGATATCCCTGTTCTTGAAAAGGCATTACAGGATGAAAAAGCATCGATTAGAAGATTGGCCGTCGTTTATTTTGGTATGATAGAGGATAAGCTAGTCCTGCCTTATCTATATAAAGCCTTGAAAGACAAAAGTGTAACGGTAAGACGAACAGCAGGCGATACCTTGTCAGATCTGGGATATATTGAGGCAATGGATGCCATTATGGAGGCATTAGAGGACGAAAATAAACTGGTTCGCTGGCGTGCTGCAATGTTCTTATATGAAGTGGGTAATGAGCGAGCATTGCCTGCTTTAAAATCAGCTGAGCATGATTCTGAATTTGAAGTGAGTCTGCAAATTAAACTAGCTATTGAACGAATCGAACAAGGTGAAGAAGCAAAAGGATCTGTCTGGAAGCAAATGACAGATTCTAGAATAGATAAATAGCATCTTATAAAGGGATAACATTGCTTATTATCCATACATTATAGTATGCTTATATTGAAAAAATGAGGAGGAATGGGAATTATGTCCATGGCATATGAAGAATATATGAGACAAATGGTCAAACCAATGCGTGAGGAGCTTGTACAGGCTGGATTTAAAGAATTGGAAACAGCAGAAGCTGTTGAGCAGTTTATGGAAAATACAGAAGGAACAACGCTAGTTGTTGTAAACTCTGTTTGTGGCTGTGCTGCTGGCTTAGCGCGTCCCGCAGCAACTACTGCTGTGGCAGAAAGCGAGAATAGACCGGATCATCTTGTTACAGTGTTTGCGGGTCAAGATAAGGAAGCAACAGCCAAAATGCGTGAATATTTCGGTGACATCCCGCCGTCTTCGCCTTCCATGGCGCTGTTAAAGAGCGGAGAGGTTGTACACTTTATTCATCGTCATGATATCGAAGGACAGCCAATTGAGGTTATTATGGAAAATATACAGACTGCATTGGCAAAATACTGCTAAAATAAAAAGGGTGCCAGGCACCCTTTTTATTTTTTATGACATTCGAAAATAGTGGAAGGGAATGTACGGAAATGATTATTACAACAGCCGGACGGACTAATCTAGAAATGATTCAGGAGGCTGAGGATACGGCAAGAAGGCTAAAAGTTCCATATATCCCAAGATGGAAACGGTCTATACAGGCGCTTCAACAGGAGGTCCATGATGATTGTCTTGTGGTTGGAAAAAACCGACTTGAAATTTATCCATTAGGTGACCAGGAACCATGCTTTTTCCATCCAAATTCAGCTATGTTTCGGATAAAACGGTTACAAAGAGGTGAAATGGACCCGTTCATTGCTGCCAGCAGACTGACATCTGGCAAAAAGCTGCTTGATTGTACCTTCGGGCTTGGCTCTGACAGCGTTACAGCAAGCTATATGGTCGGTGAGCAGGGAAGTGTCACAGGCTGTGAAGGGAATCGATTTCTTGCTCATCTTATGCAGAGGGGTTTGAATGCTTGGGATGACGGTTCCCCTGAACTACTAGCCTCCATGAAACGAATCCAATTAAAGCCCTGTCTGGCGTTACCCCTTTTAAAAACACTGCCTGCTGACAGTTATCATTGCGTTTATTTTGACCCGATGTTTGAAGAGAATATTTCTGAATCACATGGTATAAAAGGTATCAAAAAGCTAGCTGTGTATGAGCCTTTAACAGAAGAAACGATTCATCATGCGTATCGAGTCGCTAAGGAAAGAGTAGTGTTAAAGGACCATTTTCGCAGTGAGCGATTTAAGCAATTTGGATTCCGTGTCCAAATCAGAAAAACAGCTAAGTTTCATTTCGGTGTTTTGGAGAAATAGGACAAAATAGCCTCTTTATGGAAATGAATATCATTAATCAGCGTATGATAAATAGATAAAGTAACCCATTAATAATAGCATCCCGATTATTAATGTAACAGACCAGTCCATTACCCAACCTCCTTTTTAATAGTTGTCTAAGTGATGTCACTGATAGAAAAATCAGTCAATTATCGAAGCGCTGGAGTGATAAATCAACAACCTATCTCTTTAACATTTCATTACATATCATTTTTATGCACGCTATAAGAAAAAAATGAAACTATCCTATTTTTTATTCGTAGTAATAGAGGTAAATATAGTACAATAATGACTATAGGTAGTATATTAACTCTTTCGCCGGAGAAAAAAGGAGATGAAATCAAATGCCAAAATGGCTTCGGAAATCGCTTCTGGTTCTTGTAACAATTGCAACATTTGGACTAGTTACGCCACAAGCATTAATGAATGAATCTCCTAATGAAGACAAACAAGCGAAGCGGGATACCTATGAAACCAATCCCTCCATTACGGAAGACTATTTTGAGACGGAAATTTCCGAGAGGGATCAATTTATTAATGAAATGGTTAAAGTAGCCGAGGAGCAGTCATATGTTAAATTCGGTATGAGAATAAAGCCAGTTATCCAGGATGAATTTAAAGAAGTCATTTTACCGAATATGGAAAAGGCGATAGCCGAAGTAGCTGCACAGTATCCTGATGAGGATCTAAGTCAATTAATGGTTAGTGAAGTTCCTAGCGGTGGTGTATCAGAAAGAATTTTTCATATCATGGACAATCAAACAAAGATGGATATTATCCGTTTCCATGTAAGAAGAGACCATCCGCCTCAAGAAGAATATATGTTTAACTTTCACTATCATACAAGTCATGACCAATTTCAAGCCCATCATGATTTAGGTATTATTAATTGGAATAAAAATACACCTCCTAAATGGATGACCTGATAGATTTTTGATGAATGTATGAGTGTTAAAAGTTAAGACCCGCCTTCAGCGGGTCTTTTTCGGGCGGTTATAGCTTTGTTTAAGTTGATAAATTAGGGGGAACAGATAGATGTTACAGGGATTCATTGAGACGTATGCACAGTTTTTTAATTGGGAGATGTGGGTCACCGTTTTAACCGATCCGGTAAGCTGGGGCCTGGTCGGGTCATTAGTAATCCTTGAGGGTTTACTTTCAGCTGATAATGCCCTTGTACTAGCTGTTATGGTCAAGCATTTACCCGAAAACAAACGAAGAAAAGCTTTGTTTTATGGGCTGATAGGTGCCTACACTTTTCGTTTTATTGCAATTGGCATTGGCGTATTTTTAATTAAGCTGTGGTGGGTAAAGGTTCTTGGGGCAGGATATTTAGCCTGGCTCTCGATTAAATACTTTATTAATCGTAGAAAAGAACAGCAGATAGAAGCGGGGGAAGAAAAAGGTCTCAACCAAAATGGCATCTTGATTCGAATGTTCGGTACGTTTTGGGGAACTGTAGCTTCTGTAGAGTTAATGGATATCGCTTTCTCTGTTGATAGTGTTTTGGCGGCTTTTGGTATTAGTGATCAAGTATGGGTACTCCTGTTAGGCGGCATGCTCGGCGTGCTTATGATGCGGGGTGTGGCAGGAGTGTTTTTAAAATTAATTGACCGGATTCCTGAATTAGAGACATCAGCCTATGTATTAATTTTAATTATTGCTGGTAAAATGCTACTAAGTGTCTTTAATATTCATATAAGTCATGAACACTTTTTCCTTCTCATTCTATTAACCTTTGTAGCTAC of the Bacillus tuaregi genome contains:
- a CDS encoding TerC family protein; translated protein: MLQGFIETYAQFFNWEMWVTVLTDPVSWGLVGSLVILEGLLSADNALVLAVMVKHLPENKRRKALFYGLIGAYTFRFIAIGIGVFLIKLWWVKVLGAGYLAWLSIKYFINRRKEQQIEAGEEKGLNQNGILIRMFGTFWGTVASVELMDIAFSVDSVLAAFGISDQVWVLLLGGMLGVLMMRGVAGVFLKLIDRIPELETSAYVLILIIAGKMLLSVFNIHISHEHFFLLILLTFVATFIIHIRNKKKGYQS
- a CDS encoding YpjP family protein, which translates into the protein MPKWLRKSLLVLVTIATFGLVTPQALMNESPNEDKQAKRDTYETNPSITEDYFETEISERDQFINEMVKVAEEQSYVKFGMRIKPVIQDEFKEVILPNMEKAIAEVAAQYPDEDLSQLMVSEVPSGGVSERIFHIMDNQTKMDIIRFHVRRDHPPQEEYMFNFHYHTSHDQFQAHHDLGIINWNKNTPPKWMT
- a CDS encoding class I SAM-dependent methyltransferase, producing MIITTAGRTNLEMIQEAEDTARRLKVPYIPRWKRSIQALQQEVHDDCLVVGKNRLEIYPLGDQEPCFFHPNSAMFRIKRLQRGEMDPFIAASRLTSGKKLLDCTFGLGSDSVTASYMVGEQGSVTGCEGNRFLAHLMQRGLNAWDDGSPELLASMKRIQLKPCLALPLLKTLPADSYHCVYFDPMFEENISESHGIKGIKKLAVYEPLTEETIHHAYRVAKERVVLKDHFRSERFKQFGFRVQIRKTAKFHFGVLEK
- a CDS encoding BrxA/BrxB family bacilliredoxin, which translates into the protein MSMAYEEYMRQMVKPMREELVQAGFKELETAEAVEQFMENTEGTTLVVVNSVCGCAAGLARPAATTAVAESENRPDHLVTVFAGQDKEATAKMREYFGDIPPSSPSMALLKSGEVVHFIHRHDIEGQPIEVIMENIQTALAKYC
- a CDS encoding ABC-F family ATP-binding cassette domain-containing protein; this translates as MKTISIENVTKTYGEKTLFQDISFVISEKERVGLIGVNGTGKSSLLRLIAGIDLPDEGEMVYGKDYQISYLAQNPELNSELTVLEQIFEGDAPIFRLLKNYEQTLIQLDDEPENKEIQERLFQLQKEMDSLHAWDISTNAKTILTKLGIEAYNHKIGGLSGGQKKRVALAQVLIQSPDLLILDEPTNHLDFESVKWLEEYLSRYQGAILLVTHDRYFLDTVTNRIFELDGGKLYSYKGNYADFLEAKAIREENEAATIDKQKNLFRQELEWIRRGAKARSTKQKARIQRFEQLDEELSGVKTSEKLDISLKGSRLGKQVFELKDASKRFENRSIINHFNLLVKPGDRIGIIGKNGTGKSTLLNILAGKIELDSGERIIGQTVKVAYYTQESKDMDENKRVIEYLNETAQVIHTTDGKTISASQMLERFLFPSYSHGTPIRKLSGGEKRRLYLLKILMLEPNVLLLDEPTNDLDTQTLTVLEDYLEDFAGVVITVSHDRYFLDKVAEQLIVLKGEGQIDTFYGNYSEFLEKQVVKPEKKKEESKEVKGIEKPKKKKMSYKEQKEFETIEDDIAVVESRLEEISVELNNTGSDFEMAQKLADEETELNDKLEYLIERWTYLTELAEQL
- a CDS encoding conserved virulence factor C family protein, translated to MNIKSIEPTPSPNTMKVILDQELPMGKSNNYKKHQAEGAPSVIKDILEIDGIKGVYHVADFLAVERNAKFDWKEILQKLRQAFGEEVEKSTSQTAVTDEFGEIKVQVQMYKGIPIQVKLTNGQEEKRLGLPNPFVEAVNKVQLPGENYILGRIWKDYGNRYGDMEQVGNGMIEEILAAYPIDRLNTLVEIAVNPESQKENQLKLKRKVQLSDFAVEDWKERYRLLEQMEDPKIEDIPVLEKALQDEKASIRRLAVVYFGMIEDKLVLPYLYKALKDKSVTVRRTAGDTLSDLGYIEAMDAIMEALEDENKLVRWRAAMFLYEVGNERALPALKSAEHDSEFEVSLQIKLAIERIEQGEEAKGSVWKQMTDSRIDK